Proteins encoded by one window of Anopheles maculipalpis chromosome 2RL, idAnoMacuDA_375_x, whole genome shotgun sequence:
- the LOC126557012 gene encoding dynamin isoform X4: MESLIPIVNKLQDAFTQMGVHMQLDLPQIAVVGGQSAGKSSVLENFVGRDFLPRGSGIVTRRPLILQLINGTVEFGEFLHQKGKKFSNFEEIRQEIEAETDRITGSNKGISNIPINLRVYSPHVLNLTLIDLPGLTKVPIGDQPADIENQIKGMIFQFIRKETCLILAVTPANTDLANSDALKLAKEVDPQGVRTIGVITKLDLMDEGTDARDILENKLLPLRRGYIGVVNRSQKDIEGRKDIHAALAAERKFFLSHPSYRHIADRLGTPYLQKVLNQQLTNHIRDTLPALRDRLQKQMLTLEKDVDQYKHFRPDDPSIKTKAMLQMIQQLQSDFERTIEGSGSALVNTNELSGGAKINRIFHERLRFEIVKMSCDEKELRREISFAIRNIHGIRVGLFTPDMAFEAIVKKQISQLKEPILKCVDLTVLELSNVVRICTDKMARYPRLRDETERIITTHIRQCEQKAKEQMMLLIDYELAYMNTNHEDFIGFANAQSKTENAVKTGTRNLGSQVIRKGHMCIQNLGIMKGGSRPYWFVLTSESISWFKDEDEKEKKFMLPLDGLKLRDIEQGFMSRRHTFGLFNPDGRNVYKDYKQLELSCESTDDVDSWKASFLRAGVYPEKDTPANGDETEAEESSESGPTGQSLDPQLERQVETIRNLVESYMRIVTKTTRDMVPKAIMMLIINNTKDFINGELLAHLYATGDQASMMEESADEAQKREEMLRMYHACKEALRIIGDVSMATFSTPVPPPVKNDWLSSGLDNPRLSPPSPGGPRKAAPQQQGSLGSMGAPAGRGPPPAPASARPAPAIPNRPGGGAAPPLPGGRPGGQALPAPLIPSRR, encoded by the exons ATGGAGTCACTAATTCCAATCGTGAACAAGCTGCAGGATGCATTTACCCAGATGGGGGTGCATATGCAGCTTGACCTACCACAGATTGCGGTGGTTGGAGGCCAGTCTGCAGGCAAATCGTCCGTGCTGGAAAACTTTGTCGGAAG agACTTTCTTCCCCGTGGATCAGGTATTGTAACGCGACGGCCATTGATTTTGCAGCTTATCAATGGAACTGTGG AATTTGGAGAATTCCTTCACCAGAAGGgtaaaaagttttccaacttTGAAGAAATCCGACAGGAGATCGAAGCTGAAACCGATCGTATTACCGGCAGCAATAAGGGCATCTCGAACATCCCGATCAATCTGCGAGTGTACTCGCCGCATG TACTCAACTTGACGCTGATTGATTTGCCTGGTTTGACCAAGGTGCCGATCGGGGATCAACCGGCCGATATCGAAAACCAGATCAAGGGCATGATATTTCagtttattcgtaaggaaacATGTCTTATTTTGGCCGTCACACCGGCCAACACCGATTTGGCCAACAGCGATGCGCTAAAGTTGGCCAAAGAGGTCGATCCGCAGGGTGTACGAACGATCGGTGTCATTACGAAGCTCGATCTAATGGACGAGGGTACGGATGCGCGCGATATTCTCGAAAACAAGCTGTTACCGTTGCGTCGTGGATACATCGGTGTGGTGAACCGTTCGCAGAAGGATATCGAAGGCAGGAAGGACATTCATGCGGCGTTGGCGGCGGAGCGCAAGTTCTTCCTGAGCCATCCGAGCTATCGGCATATTGCCGATCGGCTCGGTACGCCGTACCTGCAGAAGGTGCTCAATCAACAGCTAACGAACCATATCCGCGACACGCTGCCGGCGCTACGAGATCGACTGCAAAAGCAAATGCTCACGCTGGAGAAGGATGTTGATCAGTACAAACATTTCCGCCCGGACGATCCAAGCATCAAGACGAAGGCTATGCTGCA GATGATCCAGCAGCTGCAGTCCGATTTCGAGCGCACAATTGAAGGTTCCGGTTCGGCGCTAGTCAACACGAACGAACTGTCGGGCGGTGCCAAGATCAACAGAATTTTCCACGAACGGTTGCGCTTCGAAATCGTCAAGATGTCGTGCGACGAGAAGGAACTGCGACGCGAAATTTCGTTCGCCATCCGTAACATTCACGGTATTCGTGTCGGTTTGTTCACACCCGACATGGCGTTCGAAGCGATTGTGAAGAAACAAATTTCGCAGTTGAAGGAACCGATCCTGAAGTGTGTTGATTTGACTGTGCTGGAGCTGTCTAACGTGGTGCGAATCTGTACTGATAAG ATGGCCCGCTATCCGCGTTTGCGCGATGAAACGGAACGCATTATTACGACGCATATTCGCCAGTGCGAACAAAAGGCCAAAGAGCAGATGATGCTTCTGATCGACTATGAGCTGGCCTACATGAATACCAACCACGAAGATTTCATTGGCTTCGCAAA TGCTCAAAGCAAAACTGAAAACGCGGTCAAGACTGGCACACGTAACCTCGGTTCGCAGGTGATCCGCAAGGGACACATGTGCATTCAAAACCTTGGCATCATGAAGGGTGGCTCGAGACCGTACTGGTTTGTGCTGACCTCCGAGAGTATCTCGTGGTTCAAGGATGAGGatgagaaggagaagaagttTATGTTACCCCTGGATGGGTTGAAGCTGCGTGACATTGAGCAAGGTTTCATGTCCCGGCGCCATACATTCGGTCTGTTCAATCCGGATGGACGTAACGTGTACAAG GATTACAAACAATTGGAACTGTCTTGCGAAAGTACGGATGATGTGGATTCATGGAAGGCATCGTTCCTACGAGCCGGTGTATATCCCGAAAAGGACACTCCTGCCAATGGAGATGAG ACGGAAGCGGAG GAAAGCAGCGAAAGTGGACCCACTGGACAGTCCCTTGATCCGCAGCTGGAACGACAGGTTGAGACGATACGTAATCTCGTCGAGTCGTATATGCGCATCGTTACCAAAACTACGCGCGACATGGTCCCGAAAGCTATCATGATGCTTATCATTAACAACACCAAGGATTTCATCAACGGTGAGCTACTGGCACATCTGTACGCCACCGGAGATCAG GCCTCAATGATGGAAGAAAGCGCCGATGAAGCACAAAAGCGGGAGGAAATGTTGCGAATGTATCACGCCTGCAAGGAAGCGTTACGTATTATTG GTGACGTTTCGATGGCTACATTCTCAACGCCCGTACCACCGCCAGTTAAAAATGATTGGCTATCG